The nucleotide window gGACAATCGACGACGGAtccagccagcgcagcccaAGGCCACTATGTTTacagcgcctcgagcgcccgcccacctgccCGTGCCAACATGGATGGAGGCTGGCATGGCTGGTGGACGGACAGTGGAGGCCTGGTTtggtctggtggtggtggtagtggtggttCAAAAAATTCTGAGCacgggtcgccgccctggatAGACCAACCCACAGCGCCGCCCATCGTGTGTcaccgcgcccgcgtcctccCTCCTACTCTTCTTACTCTTCCCACTCTCTCCTGCACACAACGCACACCTTCGTTCACGCCAGTCCGTTTATTCGacaccgcctcctcctcgacgaccggAGGACGCAGCTGCATATTTTGCTCGCAACGAccccgccctcccccgccgaACCGCCGTCAAAATGAGCGACGCTCAAGCGAACGAGGCCGAGAGGAACGTAAgtgacgcccgcccgcccgctgcccaaAAAAttgccgccctcctcgtccctttcgctcgtgcccgtcgcgcgcccgcccaggAAACCtgccccgcgcgcccgccaacgGGGACACGACAGCCCAGCACCGCATCAGCCCGCTCGCCGGCCCTCTGGCCCAAGCAATGGCTCGCTAACTCGTCATCCGCCGGTAGATTGAGATCTGGAAGGTCAAGAAGCTCATcaagcgcctcgaggccgccaggGGAAATGGCACGTCCATGATTTCCCTCATTATCCGTACGTGGCTCCCGCGCATATTTTTGCCCCACCaccgaccgccgcccctgTGACGCTCGCTGACCTCGGCCCTGCAGCTCCCAAGGATCAGgtgtcgcgcgcggcgaaGATGTTGGCTGAAGAATATGTAAGTTGTGGCGATTGCGCCGGGCTCTGTACGCTGGGTGGTGCGTTAATATTTCAATCCCGCAGGGTACGGCCTCCAACATCAAGTCTCGCGTCAACCGACAGTCGGTCCTTTCCGCCATTACCTCgacccagcagcgcctgAAGCTCTACAACAAGGTGCCCCCcaacggcctcgtcatctACTGCGGTGAAATCTTGACCCAGGAAGGCAAGGAGCGAAAGGTCAACATCGACTTCGAGCCGTTCAAGCCCATCAACACGTCGCTGTACCTGTGCGACAACAAGTTCCACACCGAGGCCCTtgcggagctgctcgagtcGGACCAGAAGTTTggcttcatcatcatggaTGGTAACGGCGCGCTTTTTGGAACCCTCAGCGGCAACACTCGCGACATTGTCCACAAGTTCTCTGTCGACCTCCCCAAGAAGCACGGCCGTGGTGGTCAGTCCGCTCTGCGTTTCGCTCGTCTTCGAGAGGAAAAGCGCCACAATTACGTCCGAAAGGTTGCCGAACTGGCGGTCCAGAACTTCATCACCAACGACAAGGTCAACGTGGCCGGCATCATCCTTGCTGGTTCCGCGGACTTCAAGAATGACCTCAACGCCTCCGACATGTTCGACAACCGCCTGCAGTCCAAGGTTATCAAGGTCGTGGACGTGTCGTACGGTGGCGAGAACGGCTTCAACCAAGCCATCGAGTTGTCCTCGGAGACGCTTGGTAACGTCAAGTTCAtccaggagaagaagctcatTGGCAAGTACTTCGAAGAGATTAGCCAGGACACGGGCAAGGTCTGCTACGGCATTGAAGACACCCTCAAGGCGctggagctcggcgccgtcgagacgctTATTGTGTTCGAGAACCTTGAAATCACACGCTGGACCCTCAAGGACAGCGAGGGCACTGAAATTGTTCTGCACACCAccaagcagcaggagcagaaCCGGGACCAGTTCCAGGACAAGCACACGGGCCAGGAGATGGACATTGTCTCTCAGGAATCGTTCCTCGAGTGGATCGCGGAACACTACAAGGACTTTGGTACCGCCCTCGAGTTTGTTTCCGACCGCTCCACCGAAGGCAACCAGTTTGTCAAGGGCTTTGGCGGCATCGGAGGCATCCTCCGCTACAAGGTCAACTTTGAGCAGTTGGCTGACctggatgacgatgatgactACTACGACGGTGAGCCTACGGCCGACCTTTGAAATGCCTGATGGAAGCGGCCATGCTAACGACCGCGAGCAGATTGACCAGCGGATTCCCTCGTGGACAACGAGGGACCTGCTCAAGTCCAACCGTCCGTGCACGACGAAGAaggcgagcggcgcgacTCGGCGGGGTCGGCGGAAGCCGCGCCCATGTCCTTCGCCGAGAAGCGCTTGAAGCGAAGgaccgaggcggccgagtccCGCACCAAGGGCCATGAGGCGTCACGTCCAAGCCCACTTCGCTCAATGATGACGGCCACTTGAGCTTCACGATAGGCGAAAACGGAGGTATGACTTTCGTGCTCCTTTCCCACCGCGAGCGGCTACTGATGAGCTCTGTAGGCGATAGATGCCACCTAGAGACCCCTTCCCTGGCTCGACGGAGACTGGTCCCGAACTCGGAACTAGCAGGGGCCTATTCAGACTCTCTGGGTTTGGGTACTGTCTCGCTCATGCTCGAGAGGGCGTCGGCAGGGCACGGGGACCTGACCGGTGTCGCTCTAGAGCTCTCCTAAATTGTAAGTAGGCAGAGTAGTTGGTCAGCGGTATTGGGCAGTCGGGAGATTGTCAGTAGTCACTCGTTTGAAGACTTGTCGAGTTCTTGTGCATTCATGCGgtccacacacacacacacacacacatgccAATGTGACGTAAGAGACGAAAGAGCAAGCAATCAAGACTAGTGAGTTAGTACGTAGTATTGTACATGTCTGATGCTGATATGTGCGGGGTTGAGACATGCCGAGCTATCTCCTGTTATCTGCTCGGTGGCTTCCGACTCCGTGGCATCTCTTGCACTTCCTGAAAACATCTCTTACTAGACGAGGCATTTCAAGACAACAAATTCAAGATGGTAGAGCAACGCTTGGCTTCTGTTGATGTGAGTCTTCTTTACCTCCTCTCCAGGCGCGCGCCAACGGAGAGGCGCTGACATGACATGTTCCCCTCCCAACCAACGCAGGCGGCCCTGGAGAGTCGCCTCCCACCCTTCAGCAGCCTGCTGTTCGAGGGCAAGACAAACAAGGGCCTCACGTTTGCCGAGatcgcgcaggcgctcggGCGCAGCGAGGTGGCGTGCGCGGCGCTCTTCTACGGGCAGACAacggcgtcggccgaggacgtggaCAAGCTGAGCGAGCTGCTGGGGGTGCCGCGCGAGCCCCTGGCGGCGCAGATGCTGGGGTTCCCGAACCGCGGGACGTCGGTgcagatgccgccgacggagcCGCTCATCTACCGCCTGTACGAGGTGGTGCAGAACTACGGCTACGCGTACAAGGCGGTGCTCAACGAGAAGtttggcgacggcatcatgaGCGGCGTGTGCTTCAAGACGGACGTGGAGAAGGAGgtggacgagacgggcgcggcctgggccgtcatcaccatgAAGGGGAAGTGGTGAgtttttcttctttcctcTTTTGTTTTCCCCTTTGCCTTGTTGAGGGCCTTGACGCTGGTCGTCGTAACGGGGGTGTTGGAAAGAGCTGACTGTATGGCCCACTACCCAGGTTGCCATTCACACGCTTTTAGGAGGAGTTCCACGAGGTCCCCTGCTCGTACGATGAGAGAGAGTGTGAAAGCGGGCATGCAAAGGGGACGTGGCATCGTTCCTTGCACATGGGTTGTACATGGACAGTGAAGGATGCACTGAGCATCGGTTGTGGACGGACTGCTGGCTCCAAGGCGACGAGCGGCATCTGCTGGCCACTGACACGGCCTGCTGCATCCCCATATGGACACGTTTGATTTGCAGGTCGATACGCGCACTACGTAGTTCGGAAAGTATCTCGAGAAATTGAAGTGCGTGCACGCGTATTCCATCGTTGCATgtgagagggggagagactCGGGTTTGTGAGGAACAACCCTGGGCTCTGCACAGGCACTGGCAGTTATATTGACCGCACCTCAgcctgtacgaagtacgtataGCTGTTAGCGACGGGGCACCGTCGTTGTTACAACCCACTGTAGGTACCACTCGACGTGTCAGTGCACGTTTGAGGCTAACGAAagtagcagcggcagccacgtGGGGCGATGAGCAAGCTACACCCACTGTAAACCATGCGATGGAACCCGCCCCAAAGCATGAAGCTACTACCACGTCTAGGTCGCTCCAGCCGCTACGACGCGCAACTAAGTTAAGGTAGAGCTACCTTGAGGTACTACGTCAGCTTGCTTCTTCCTCAACCGCCAATTCCGGTGGTACAGCGACCTTGGAACAACCAACGACCGGCCTCATCGCTCGCCTTTCATCCAGCAACGCCTCACAACTCGTCGATCCCGCAAGCCCAAATGCCGGCAGAAACGTCGTTTCGGCCCCGCAACCATGTCTAAGGCAGCCGGCGCCCAGGTcatcgcgcagcagccgatGGACCGCGGCATCCCCGTTGGCCTCAAcgaggccgcgctcgacTCGCCCACGTtccgcgcctccgccgcgcaCTTTGCCGAGCAgatcgacgccctcgagaaATGGCTCAACGGATAcgtctcctcgacgtcgcggttGGTCCACGACATCCTGGCGCTGGAGGAGTCGATCAACACCTTCCTGGCCAAGACgatgccgtccgccgccgacggcatcatcGAGAACGACTAtgccttcctcgccctgaaacgcgtcggcgacggccagcgggAGTGCTGGATGCAAACCCTGAGCAccatgaagaagatggacggcctcgtcatcgagccAATCCGTGcgttcctcggcggcgacttgcGCAACTTCAAGGAGATTCGGCGCATACTCGAGACCACACAGAGGGCCTATGATGCGACCCTGGCGCGCTATGTCGGCCAGTCCAAGACAAAGGAGCCTTCCTCTCTCCGGGAGGACGCCTTCTCCGTTTACGAAAACCGCAAGGTCTACATCCAGGCCTCCATGGACTACTGCCAGCTGGCGCCTCAGCTGCGCTTCACCCTGGACAAGCTCCTCGTCAAGGTCTGCAACGAGATGTGGAAGGAGATGAAGCGATCAACTGATGCCGCCTCCAACGCGACGCGCTGGGGACGGGAGATGGACCGGGTCCGTGGCTGGTCCAAGGAGATGGAGCTGTCCGAGGGCGTCTTCAAGCGGGAGCTGCAGAATGCGAGAAgggagctcggcgagacCACCTTTGAAGAGTTCAAGCCCTCGCGCGAACTGGACGACTACAGCACATCCACGGTGCCCTACCTGGGTTCTCGGGGGCCCGTGAACATGCGCGTCAAGGACCAGACCGCCGTCATATCGGAAAAGCAAGGCTGGCTCTTCCTGCGCATCATCACCGGCAAGCCTGTGCGCTACAGCTGGGTCCGCAGGTGGTACTATTGCCGCGAAGGCGTCTTTGGCTGGCTCACGCCCGGGCCGCAAGGCGTTctgcagggcgacgagattGGCGTCTTGCTGTGCAACGCCAAgccggccgtgggcgaggacAGGCGCTTCTGCTTCGAGGTCAAGACGAAGAACCAAACCATGATGCTGCAGGCGGAGACGCAGAGGGAGCTCATGGAGTGGATGGAGGTGTTCGAGGtcaccaagaagaaggccttCGAGGCGAGCATGACGCGCGACTCCAACCCTCTGTCTAGCTCTGTCGACCCCGCGTTCTCCATAACGCCCCCGAGCGCCCCCGAATtctcggccaaggccattGACAACCCCGTCGGGGTGCCTGACGAGGCTGGGCCTGGCTTTGAGCG belongs to Purpureocillium takamizusanense chromosome 1, complete sequence and includes:
- the ERF1 gene encoding translation termination factor eRF1 (COG:J~BUSCO:EOG09262CDO~EggNog:ENOG503NU1U) produces the protein MSDAQANEAERNIEIWKVKKLIKRLEAARGNGTSMISLIIPPKDQVSRAAKMLAEEYGTASNIKSRVNRQSVLSAITSTQQRLKLYNKVPPNGLVIYCGEILTQEGKERKVNIDFEPFKPINTSLYLCDNKFHTEALAELLESDQKFGFIIMDGNGALFGTLSGNTRDIVHKFSVDLPKKHGRGGQSALRFARLREEKRHNYVRKVAELAVQNFITNDKVNVAGIILAGSADFKNDLNASDMFDNRLQSKVIKVVDVSYGGENGFNQAIELSSETLGNVKFIQEKKLIGKYFEEISQDTGKVCYGIEDTLKALELGAVETLIVFENLEITRWTLKDSEGTEIVLHTTKQQEQNRDQFQDKHTGQEMDIVSQESFLEWIAEHYKDFGTALEFVSDRSTEGNQFVKGFGGIGGILRYKVNFEQLADLDDDDDYYDADSLVDNEGPAQVQPSVHDEEGERRDSAGSAEAAPMSFAEKRLKRRTEAAESRTKGHEASRPSPLRSMMTAT
- the cyn1 gene encoding Cyanase (COG:H~EggNog:ENOG503Q6VR); this encodes MVEQRLASVDAALESRLPPFSSLLFEGKTNKGLTFAEIAQALGRSEVACAALFYGQTTASAEDVDKLSELLGVPREPLAAQMLGFPNRGTSVQMPPTEPLIYRLYEVVQNYGYAYKAVLNEKFGDGIMSGVCFKTDVEKEVDETGAAWAVITMKGKW